The proteins below are encoded in one region of Bombus vancouverensis nearcticus chromosome 8, iyBomVanc1_principal, whole genome shotgun sequence:
- the LOC117162145 gene encoding survival motor neuron protein-like isoform X3 yields MIQDQQNDQCDTDTANDNVWDDSALIEAYDKAINLAKEEVIKRMGMDVGNSQPKENLQNLKQPKHASKLHKKWIIGAPYRAIYSVDGEIYEAIISKIYENNGTCVVKFVGYGNTEKVELSSLLESEGLQSQIAQQKKALEEKFNEENDETCETNFSTNVNSKKYNVEKMDCDSEEANAYKHHFIPGPSFNSMTDIMPPAPPLPPQLMAKLPDNDTDALSSMLMSWYISGYMVYYTGNYFI; encoded by the exons atgatacaagaccagcaaaatgatcaatgt gatacagacacagccaatgataatgtttgggatgatagtgcattaatagaagcatatgataaagcaataaatttagcaaaagaagaagttatcaagcgaatgggaatggatgttggaaattctcaaccgaaagaaaacctacaaaatcttaagcagcctaaacacgcaagtaaattacacaag aaatggatcataggagcaccttatcgtgcaatatactcagtggatggagaaatttatgaagctataatatcaaaaatttacgaaaacaatggcacgtgtgttgtaaaatttgtag gctatggtaatacagagaaagtcgagttgagttctcttttagaatcagaaggtttgcaaagtcaaatagcacaacaaaagaaagctttggaagagaaattcaatgaagagaacgatgagacttgtgagactaatttttctacaaatgtaaattcgaaaaaatataatgtagaaaaaatggattgtgactctgaagaagcaaatgcgtataaacatcacttcataccgggaccatctttcaattcgatgactgatataatgccacctgcacctcctttgccaccacaattaatggccaa attaccagataatgatacagacgcactttcaagtatgttgatgtcatggtatattagtggttacatggtatattacacaggtaattatttcatataa
- the LOC117162145 gene encoding survival motor neuron protein-like isoform X1, protein MADDMNVLFIRGNGNVCMDTDTANDNVWDDSALIEAYDKAINLAKEEVIKRMGMDVGNSQPKENLQNLKQPKHASKLHKKWIIGAPYRAIYSVDGEIYEAIISKIYENNGTCVVKFVGYGNTEKVELSSLLESEGLQSQIAQQKKALEEKFNEENDETCETNFSTNVNSKKYNVEKMDCDSEEANAYKHHFIPGPSFNSMTDIMPPAPPLPPQLMAKLPDNDTDALSSMLMSWYISGYMVYYTGNYFI, encoded by the exons atggcagatgatatgaatgttctttttatacgaggaaatggaaacgtatgtatg gatacagacacagccaatgataatgtttgggatgatagtgcattaatagaagcatatgataaagcaataaatttagcaaaagaagaagttatcaagcgaatgggaatggatgttggaaattctcaaccgaaagaaaacctacaaaatcttaagcagcctaaacacgcaagtaaattacacaag aaatggatcataggagcaccttatcgtgcaatatactcagtggatggagaaatttatgaagctataatatcaaaaatttacgaaaacaatggcacgtgtgttgtaaaatttgtag gctatggtaatacagagaaagtcgagttgagttctcttttagaatcagaaggtttgcaaagtcaaatagcacaacaaaagaaagctttggaagagaaattcaatgaagagaacgatgagacttgtgagactaatttttctacaaatgtaaattcgaaaaaatataatgtagaaaaaatggattgtgactctgaagaagcaaatgcgtataaacatcacttcataccgggaccatctttcaattcgatgactgatataatgccacctgcacctcctttgccaccacaattaatggccaa attaccagataatgatacagacgcactttcaagtatgttgatgtcatggtatattagtggttacatggtatattacacaggtaattatttcatataa
- the LOC117162145 gene encoding survival motor neuron protein-like isoform X2, with the protein MADDMNVLFIRGNGNDTDTANDNVWDDSALIEAYDKAINLAKEEVIKRMGMDVGNSQPKENLQNLKQPKHASKLHKKWIIGAPYRAIYSVDGEIYEAIISKIYENNGTCVVKFVGYGNTEKVELSSLLESEGLQSQIAQQKKALEEKFNEENDETCETNFSTNVNSKKYNVEKMDCDSEEANAYKHHFIPGPSFNSMTDIMPPAPPLPPQLMAKLPDNDTDALSSMLMSWYISGYMVYYTGNYFI; encoded by the exons atggcagatgatatgaatgttctttttatacgaggaaatggaaac gatacagacacagccaatgataatgtttgggatgatagtgcattaatagaagcatatgataaagcaataaatttagcaaaagaagaagttatcaagcgaatgggaatggatgttggaaattctcaaccgaaagaaaacctacaaaatcttaagcagcctaaacacgcaagtaaattacacaag aaatggatcataggagcaccttatcgtgcaatatactcagtggatggagaaatttatgaagctataatatcaaaaatttacgaaaacaatggcacgtgtgttgtaaaatttgtag gctatggtaatacagagaaagtcgagttgagttctcttttagaatcagaaggtttgcaaagtcaaatagcacaacaaaagaaagctttggaagagaaattcaatgaagagaacgatgagacttgtgagactaatttttctacaaatgtaaattcgaaaaaatataatgtagaaaaaatggattgtgactctgaagaagcaaatgcgtataaacatcacttcataccgggaccatctttcaattcgatgactgatataatgccacctgcacctcctttgccaccacaattaatggccaa attaccagataatgatacagacgcactttcaagtatgttgatgtcatggtatattagtggttacatggtatattacacaggtaattatttcatataa
- the LOC117162145 gene encoding survival motor neuron protein-like isoform X4 — MYGNGNDTDTANDNVWDDSALIEAYDKAINLAKEEVIKRMGMDVGNSQPKENLQNLKQPKHASKLHKKWIIGAPYRAIYSVDGEIYEAIISKIYENNGTCVVKFVGYGNTEKVELSSLLESEGLQSQIAQQKKALEEKFNEENDETCETNFSTNVNSKKYNVEKMDCDSEEANAYKHHFIPGPSFNSMTDIMPPAPPLPPQLMAKLPDNDTDALSSMLMSWYISGYMVYYTGNYFI, encoded by the exons atgtatggtaatggaaac gatacagacacagccaatgataatgtttgggatgatagtgcattaatagaagcatatgataaagcaataaatttagcaaaagaagaagttatcaagcgaatgggaatggatgttggaaattctcaaccgaaagaaaacctacaaaatcttaagcagcctaaacacgcaagtaaattacacaag aaatggatcataggagcaccttatcgtgcaatatactcagtggatggagaaatttatgaagctataatatcaaaaatttacgaaaacaatggcacgtgtgttgtaaaatttgtag gctatggtaatacagagaaagtcgagttgagttctcttttagaatcagaaggtttgcaaagtcaaatagcacaacaaaagaaagctttggaagagaaattcaatgaagagaacgatgagacttgtgagactaatttttctacaaatgtaaattcgaaaaaatataatgtagaaaaaatggattgtgactctgaagaagcaaatgcgtataaacatcacttcataccgggaccatctttcaattcgatgactgatataatgccacctgcacctcctttgccaccacaattaatggccaa attaccagataatgatacagacgcactttcaagtatgttgatgtcatggtatattagtggttacatggtatattacacaggtaattatttcatataa